One segment of Triticum aestivum cultivar Chinese Spring chromosome 2A, IWGSC CS RefSeq v2.1, whole genome shotgun sequence DNA contains the following:
- the LOC123184347 gene encoding uncharacterized protein, translated as MAAGPLELWNHQSMQILVLLSFGLQLVLFFFAGVRRREALLPRLLLWLAYIMADSTAVYAVGHMAFRSVVRPVREHQLVAFWAPFLLLHLGGPDNITAYAFQDNQLWLRHLQILVVQVLGAAYVLYKHIAFAGGGQDGKLLRIASYLMFIVGVVKYGERTWALKCSTLESIGASMETQPPAFHNHFHPQDKATDGEFHLRRAHKMFHLSKFTIVDSGSVVEEGSMNRHGLDVSIGKLLHGVELWTLIEIQLSLIYDVLYTKAAVVHTFSGYLVRVVSPLTVTTSLLLFQFTSKDGHSTTDVAITYVLLGGAVLMETTSLLNALASSWTFAFLSVTRWRWLRYTTLCNERWDRFRRAVMWLHRLVKRGAGGDSWYKSRRWSNSIGQYNLLHFCTRPADAPLTSPLLGRLARALGLNKWWNRKHYSGTAEITDPIRRHISVYMSRLYSKGKFNTGMLRKKWGQDPLERRGLYHGGVLKDSLGVEFLEGIIIWHIATEIFLTKSERAKSVEAAPDVHTIRVMSDYMMFLVLECPYMLPGMPQKRLYHRALERLVTMRSADPRYPSRARVIKDLFRMRDAPNSSISRVAEREELANNLYDEYEDREFSHLAPRLTHMARLAKELLEKEKDGTTDSLGLVLDVWMDILVYGSTKCSREFHVQKLNSGGELITIVWLMAEYIYHASLVQTDDVV; from the coding sequence ATGGCAGCAGGGCCGCTGGAGCTGTGGAACCACCAGTCGATGCAGATCCTGGTCCTCCTCAGCTTCGGGCTCCAACTCGTCCTCTTTTTCTTCGCCGGTGTCCGCCGGCGTGAGGCCCTCCTGCCGAGGCTCCTCCTGTGGCTAGCGTACATCATGGCCGACTCCACCGCCGTGTACGCCGTCGGCCACATGGCGTTCAGAAGCGTCGTGCGGCCCGTGCGTGAGCACCAGCTGGTTGCGTTCTGGGCGCCGTTCCTGCTGCTGCACCTGGGCGGCCCGGATAACATCACCGCCTACGCGTTTCAGGACAACCAGCTCTGGCTCCGTCACCTCCAGATCCTCGTCGTGCAGGTCCTCGGAGCGGCCTACGTCCTCTACAAGCACATCGCCTTCGCCGGCGGCGGCCAGGACGGGAAGCTGCTCCGGATCGCCTCGTATTTGATGTTCATCGTCGGCGTTGTCAAGTACGGGGAGAGGACGTGGGCGCTCAAGTGCAGCACCCTGGAGAGCATCGGCGCCTCCATGGAGACGCAACCGCCGGCCTTCCACAACCATTTCCACCCTCAGGACAAAGCCACGGACGGGGAGTTCCACCTGCGACGAGCTCACAAGATGTTCCACCTCTCCAAGTTCACCATCGTCGATTCCGGCTCGGTGGTCGAGGAGGGCTCCATGAACAGACACGGACTGGACGTGTCCATCGGCAAGCTGTTACATGGCGTCGAGCTGTGGACCCTGATAGAGATCCAGCTCTCCCTCATATACGACGTGCTTTACACCAAGGCGGCCGTGGTCCACACCTTCTCCGGCTACCTGGTCCGCGTCGTCTCGCCCCTTACCGTCACCACCTCGCTGCTGCTGTTCCAGTTCACCTCCAAGGACGGTCACAGCACAACCGACGTCGCCATCACATACGTCTTGCTGGGTGGCGCCGTGCTCATGGAGACGACGTCGCTCCTGAATGCGTTGGCATCATCCTGGACGTTCGCGTTCCTGAGCGTCACTAGATGGCGATGGCTTCGCTACACAACCCTGTGCAACGAGAGATGGGACAGATTCCGGCGCGCCGTCATGTGGCTTCACCGTCTCGTCAAGCGAGGGGCTGGCGGTGACAGTTGGTACAAGTCAAGAAGGTGGTCAAACTCCATCGGGCAGTACAACTTGTTGCACTTCTGCACACGCCCCGCTGACGCACCGCTCACCAGCCCTCTGCTGGGTAGGCTGGCTAGGGCGCTGGGACTCAACAAGTGGTGGAACAGGAAGCACTACTCAGGGACCGCCGAGATAACCGATCCGATCAGGCGTCATATCTCGGTGTACATGAGCCGGCTGTACAGCAAGGGGAAGTTCAACACTGGCATGCTGAGGAAGAAGTGGGGTCAGGACCCGCTGGAACGCCGCGGGCTTTACCATGGAGGCGTCCTCAAGGACTCCCTCGGCGTCGAGTTCCTGGAGGGCATCATCATCTGGCACATTGCCACCGAGATCTTCCTCACCAAGAGCGAGAGAGCCAAGTCTGTGGAAGCTGCGCCTGACGTGCACACCATTAGAGTCATGTCCGACTACATGATGTTCCTCGTGTTGGAATGTCCCTACATGCTGCCAGGCATGCCCCAAAAAAGGTTGTACCACCGGGCCTTGGAGAGGCTGGTCACCATGCGATCCGCTGATCCTAGGTACCCGAGCCGTGCACGCGTCATCAAGGATTTGTTTCGGATGCGCGATGCCCCAAACTCCAGCATTTCTAGGGTTGCCGAGAGGGAGGAGCTCGCCAACAACTTGTATGATGAATACGAGGACCGGGAGTTCAGCCACCTTGCTCCTCGTCTCACTCACATGGCTCGACTCGCCAAGGAGCTGCTGGAGAAGGAGAAGGATGGCACGACCGACTCCTTGGGGCTTGTCCTTGACGTGTGGATGGACATTCTCGTCTACGGGAGCACCAAGTGCAGCAGAGAGTTCCATGTCCAGAAGCTCAACAGTGGTGGGGAGCTGATCACCATCGTGTGGCTTATGGCAGAATACATCTACCATGCATCGCTTGTCCAAACAGATGATGTAGTATAA